AGTATTAGGATTTAGGAGATGGCTTGGAGGAGGGCACGAGCAATAACTAAGTTGGTGGGATAATACATAATACAATATCATTACATTAACATAGGTATTAAACAAGATGCTTAAAACTGGATTCTGAAGAAACCCAATGGAGATTCACAGGAAACAATCAATAATCCATATGGAAGCACTTTTAATCTTTATCCTGTGGATGAAACAGGAGGCAAATCCACTTCTGAAACAAACATAATAGTGGATCAACTAAATATAAGAATGACATTGGACTATGTACTGCAGCAGCAAatgtaattaaggaaaataaatcACATGCATTTAGAACCAAGATTCAGGAACAGTGAGTTTATCATCTCTCAAAACATAAACAAAATGAGGTTGGCATCTAATAATCCTTGAACAGAATAGGGAGATCTAACACATGTAATCTACCAAAAGTTTCAGCGTTTTTTTAAGATTGAAACCTACCAAAATGGTTCAGCTTAGAATTGTTCATGAGGTCTTATAATCTGTTCTTAGTATTTCCTGCCGCCAAAACCACTAGCACCACGACCATAGGTTGGGAGAGCTGCCACTGCCTGTGGTTCTGCAGCCTGCTTGACAACACCGGGAAGGTCAGACATGCCAAGAGCTGAAAGCATGTCAAGGGTCTCCTTGTCGACCTCAATCAAATCAGTCTTAATGGCAGACTCATCAGGAACAAAGTCCATACGTCTCTCACGCTCCTCCTCTTGCAATTTCAGGGAGATGCCTCTAACAGGCCCCTTCTGAATGCGCTTCATAAGGTGGGTGGAGAACCCAGCAATCTTGTTGCGGAGACGCTTTGAAGGAATTATGGCAACTTCCTCCAAGATCTTTTTGTTGGTGTGGAAATCCAAGGTCATCTTTGAGTAGTACCTCTCAATTACCTGTCTAGAAGACTTCTTCACGGTCTTGGTGCGTACACGACCCATCCTTGATTCTTCTTGCTACGAACCCTGTTAAATATATGAAATAAGAAAATCTACTTAAACACAGTTCATAAAAATCAGGATACTGGATCAGATCATTGTGAATCAATTAATATCAATGTACCAAATTAGAGTCAAGcatatcaatcaatcaactacgcCTCAGTTGCAAACAAAGTTGGCATCAACTAAATGAATAGTTTGTGACTGTTCGCTTTCTATTCGGGCCTAAATAATTCCAATACTTCTTTGCTTGTAAATTATTGTCTTTTAAAGCAAATAAGATCTCTTTAACAGTAGAAGTTCTCTAAATCTCTCACTTGTCCCTACACAGGTGAACAAATCTTTACCTATGAAGCATATACAGCAAGAAATTATCATCAACGAACAAACATGGGTGGGTGTATTTATATAAAAACCAATAAAAATCAAGAAAAGATATAATGAAAAAGTCAAAACCCAAAAAACTCCTATTAGTGGGTTTTACACATCCTTGATAAACTTGTTGATATTCTTAAGCAGCTTTTATAATGCTACACTTTAATTAAAGAGATCAAAAGGAGAATTTCCCTTTACAAGACTGCAACATATTTCCCTTTACAGATCTACATAAAATTTTCAAGTTGAAGCAAATCCTTAATAAACAAGATCCAGTGCATTAGCTCCAGAGTTTATGCACCTTTCCGTATCAGTGCCCAACATATTCACAATGCGCATGCATAATCCAGATCTATTTGCATCACAAACACCTGTTCTTTTAACTGTTCTAAGCTAAAGTTTTAATACTACAAGCATCATTTAACAATCTCAATAATAGCATGTGGAGTGCTACCATATAAGAAGACAATAGCTAATGAACTAACCTCCTCCTATCGTCTTCAAATTAAAAATCTACTAAACTAAAAATTCCTAAACGTATTCGTTTAATCATATTACACATCCAACCCTTCAGTATTAGCCTAAAACAAAATCAGAAACAGGCACACATAGAATACTATGAACACACAACACAACCAAACATTCTCATTTTCTAAAATTAACTATCTTTCTCTTACTTTAGGAATATCAAACAGTCTTTTAACCtaaataagattaaaaaaaatacatataaaCTGAAATAATTAGATACACAAACCGATGAAGCATGTAACAAGAATATGTTCACTAAGAATTCAAAATTGTGATCAAACGATATAGAAAGATGTATAAAATTCCTATAGACTAGGAGTAGAGGAACTTACTTGAAGATTTGGAGCGGAGACGACTCGAGTGCGGCAAGTGAGCAATGTTATGCTTGCAGCGGAAAAAATATAAGAGGGGAAGCTGAAGGGAATTAGGGTTTTAAGTTTCACTTGGACAGCATGGGCTGCTAAAAATTGCTATCTTTTTGGGCCTATTCTTTTGGGCCGCTCGTATGTCATAAAACTTGAAAAAAGAATAAATggatttttgtattttatgatctgataataatataatatttacaGTTAATATTTTTTGCTTGTAAAAACATAGTTCCGGAAGAAAATACATAGAgtagttttttttataaaaaaattcaatATAGGAGTAAGAACGAAGCATAACGATTTCAAAATTTACTGATCATATGATGTGTAGAGAATTGATTGATATATATGATGTGCAGTTGAAAATATCACATGTTTTTTTAACTTCTTTTTGTTAATACATGTTTATTAACTTCCACAAAGAGAGTGTATAGTTATGGCAGATAATTCTATTATGATTGTATGAGCGGGTGTGTTTAGTGTGTctcagaaaaaaaaaattattcacaCGGTGTTTATACCAATACTATAAATACTTTGCATGTATTTTATATACATTGGTGTCACTTAAAGTTAGTTTTGGTAAATTAACATGTGTttgaatatattattttttataattttaggaAATAAGAGTTATTTAATACCCATTCATGTAATGTAAGGCATCACTTATGATtcctaaaaataaaaaaggtAACAAATTCAGACATTATAATGGAACtctttaaaattcaaattaaGGAAcccacccatgatcaagaaaaaaaaacataaaatgtTAAACGATAGCATACAAAAGTAAAATGTGTAATTGTTTGATATTAACCCCTAATGACTTTAACTCGGTGCATGAACAGCATGTAGAATAAAATCTTCCCATACCAGTTATGCTAAAAGAACTGTACATCTTTTTTGGCAATGAAACTTGGTCCTGGAAGGAAGTCCCTCCACATTAGTCCATATATCATATCCTTTCTCCCACTCGGGGGCGGATTTAGAGGGTTCaccgaaaaattacactgtatttATAAGGCAATATGTGTTTTTTACATCTATATATTATCTTTTGAACCCTTTTGACACAGCCCAAAAGCATAGCTTAATGGTCAAGGGGGTTCAAGACCTTTATAAGGTTCAACTAGTGTGTTTTTCACTTTTCTTTTTTGAACATCCTTAGCGGAAATCCTGGCTGCCTCCGCCACTGCTCCCACTTGGCCCTTGCTAGTGATTCAAGTAATGTACGCTGTAGCCCCGTTgcaaatgaaaaatacaaaattcAGGAAAGTAAATGAGCTTTGCAGCTCCCTTCTaaacctccaaaatactcacctGAAAATAGTTAGAAAGCAGCATCCAAGAGAATTCTCATGGGATCGTGAAGCATCCATTGTTTACTTGTTTTCACAAGGACAACAGAATTCTAGGTGAGCCGTGATTCATCATCTGCATGGATAACTTTCCTTTGGTGACACTGACACTGACCCTGTAAAACAGGTAGATAAGCACCTTCAGCATTTACTGGAGAGCTTAAAACAGCATACTATTTCATTGAACAAAATTAGTTTCCTACCACTTCCATTTTAAAAAACAAAACTCTTAAATAAATGATACATACATACACCTAAACGTAAAAGTTCATGCATGTAAAGGAAACAACTAGAGACATTCATTCTACTTGTCATTTAAATATATAAGCAAGTGGGATAGCCTTGTTTAGACAAAGCTTATATAAAGTGGATTGTGTTGGTTAGACTTCCATGTTTCCTGATCAAGAAGAAACTTCAAATCAGTAGCTTTCTTTACAAACAAAAAAAGGTTCACCTATTATGATCCTTTTGTGTCTCGTGACTACCATAATTCTTTCACATTTTGTTTTAGAAGAACAAGGGAGGTTCTATAGCCCATTTATATTGTAGGAAATAATAAAAGAGAAAGCTCTCCTGCTGAATCACCTTAAAAATTGGGCCTAGGGTTTATTGGACACACACTCAAGATATGTTTGGTATGACGGATGTTAGGGGCATCCCGAGGGAATTGGTATGACGGAAGTTATTTTTCAGAAAAATAACATCCATAAGAAAGTCATTTTCTAGTGTATGGTCGATACTTCCATCAAATGGGGGAAAATTACTTCCCTCACTTAGAGGCAGAAATCATTTTCCTTACACTCTAGACTTTAATCCATATAACTTGTTTCAACTAACATTTGAACATTATTATTAATCTTAAGTATCAAAAAATTACATCAGAACACTCTCCGATTTTCTATAATATGATTAATCTTTAAGATATATTTGCATTTGGAAAACATTTTCTACTTACCAACCAAACACACAAAACATTTTTCACAAAAATTATTTTCCATATTTTCCCGGAAAACAATTTCCATAGGAAATGACTTCCGTAATGCCAGACACTCTCAAAGAAAAACCAGATTTAAATACTATGGTTCGTAAGTTCATGCATTTGCTTTGTTTAAAagttaagggtccaaacaacctACTCTGCACCACACCGGGGTCATTCTCCCCATTTTTTACTTTTGGTTTTGTTTCATTcctatactgggtatgttgttgttgttggttttgTTTCATTCCTAATTTCTTTGAATATATCTGTCATTGGCTACTAACAGATATTGCAAATACTTCTACACACAATGCAACACCAAGGAATAGTAATTGCCTTTTGCAAGAAGATATCAATCAACATGCAATCTCACTACATACAACTGACATGAGAAAGTTAAGAATTTGTTATGAATTTTAACTTAACCAAACAAAATGCAGCATCTTGAGAATGAAAAGTATGTTTGACTTTACAAAGTTATGCTTTTGGAACACACAGATCCGTAAAGAAATTAAGTGTTGGTTATGCGTTTGTCTCACCGTCTAGAACCTCAGAAGGTAATTCCAGCCTTCCACTTTACCTTGCTGTATAATGCAGGTGGTCTTACACATTGGACCGACCAGTTCTTTTTCTGACTAACGCAACAAATAGTAACAATAACTGAAGTTGCTTCTGTCAAACTTTAGCTATCTTTTAAGGAAAAGTATTAGTTTTTGATAATCAAAAATACTAATGATAAGAATAAGCAAGTATTTACTGCTGGTTGTTGAGTCCCCTATACGTAAAAAGAGGGGAATCCTCTTAATACAAAAATCCACCATATAAATTATAAATGAGCTGATAAAGTCTAACATGCTCCCCTCCTCATATAATTCTTTAAGTTACACTAGAGCGTCAGCAAACTTAAAAATCTAAATTCTAGAGTATGAGCAGCAGCAGTTTGGCCAAAAATATCTTTGGTTCCTCAAAAATCTAAATTCTTCAGTTGTTCATGTTTTCAGCTCTCTTCCACATCATGCAGGTCGTGTTCTGTTATACCTTTGTAACCTAACTTCACCATATCAACCTGCTACACATTttccttataaaaaaaaaaatatttggttAAGAATATCTTTGGTTCCTTTCTTTCCATAAAGTCCAACAAACACATGCTGGAATTGTTCTCTATATTCCTCAGCTCCTTAATAAGCTACTTTAAGCTGATGATGGGTTTTTTCCTTTTTCCCATTTATAGGAAAAGGTTCCAAGAAAGTGCTCTTACTGAAAATAAAGGTTGTGCTAAgacaaaacaactcaaatacttGATAAGTTATtcggaaaagaaaacaaaaaaggtGTCAGCCAACTAGCTATATTTTACAATTTGGATAATCTAAGAATGAAAAAGATTCTCTCAAAGAAGAGAAAAGTAGAGAATTGTAAACTTATAAGAAAAAGGACACTCACCACACGTCATTGTTGACAAGAGGAATGACGGTGTGCAGGTGCCTTCTTACCCCTGGCTGGATGCCATAAGAATCTGACCTGGTGGTGTTATAAGGTGTACCTGATGGGCTTTGCTCATCATCGTTTTGGGAAAGGAATTGCCCAGAGTCCAGCTTGTTTACATAGTTTGTGATCACATCAAATGCTCAGAGGAAAAACGGATTTTCACCAGCTTCTTATGGTAAAACTATTATGTTGAGATAGCAGATACTCCTAATGCGATATAatacctctgatgctcatacatgTTCATATCTGAAAACCAGATTTTAAACTAGTTTTTCCACCATTCTGAACCAAACATTTGGTTCAGAGAAAGGATCTTAAATCCTAAGCAGTCACATCTTTCACCAAAATTCTCCACATGAACATGATCCATTAGCAAAATGATGAAAACGATTAACATCTCTGACAATTATTTCCCTCCCTGTTACTTTTGAAGCAAACTTCATAAACGAATGACAGTCCCCGCAAATCCTGAGGTTCTTCATAATTCTTATAGGAGCATTTGAAGGCAAACACATCAACCCAAATGTAAAAGCAAGCTTCTCACTATGATGCCTTAGAAGCTCATGTTTTCTGCTCTCTTCCACATCATGCAGGTCATGCTCTGTTTTACCTTTGTAACCTAATTTCTCCATACCTACCAACAACTCATCCAATCTTGAATAAACCTCTATAATGCTCGGATGAtttctctccccgaccatgaatgtgTGAACCTTGTCTTTTATCTGTATCCAACTCTTGCCTCTTTCTTTCTTCGCTTCACTGTCTTTAAGAAGCTTTCTTGTTGATGCAACATCGCCCCACCTTCTCTTGGAAGCATATATATTTGAAAGCAAGACGTGGTTCCCAGCATTATTAGGCTCGAGCTCAAACAGATGTTTAGCAGCAATTTCAGCCACCTCAACATTTCCATGGACCCTGCAAGATGCCAAGACAGAACCCCACATGGAAGGTGTTGCAGCAAAGGGCATATTTTCTATGAAATCCGTAGCTTCTTCAACCAGGCCTTTTCTACCAAGAATGTCAACCATACATGAATAATGATATACATTGGGAGATATGTTATGCTCTTTCTTCATCTTGTCAAAATATATCCGCCCCTTGTCAACCAAACCCATATGGCCACAAGCAGATAGAACCGAGACATAAGTCACTTCAGTCGGGTAGAATCCCGCTAACTGCATTTTCTCAAACAATGTCATAGCCTCTAAAGGTCGCGCATTTCTAGCAAAGCCAGAAATCATTGAATTCCATATTACAGCATTCTTCGCCTCAGCGTTTGAAAACACAATATAGGCTTCATCAATACATCCACATCTTGCATATAAGTCTACAAGAGAGGAAGCCACGTAAAGATTGGCACCAAAACCAGTTTTCCGGACTATAGCATGCACCTCGTTCCCTTCTAACAAAGCAGCCAATGCAGCACAAGCAGATATAATAGAAGAAAGCGTAAACTGGTTATGCTCGACCCTCGATTTTTGTAGCCTGTGAAAAAACATTATAGCCTCCTCATATAGCTCATTTTGGACATACCCAGCAACCATTGAACTCCAAGTAACATCATTCCTCTCCGGCATGGAATCAAAAACCCGAAAAGCATCATTCATCAACCCGCATTTAGCATAAACATCAAGCAAAGCAGTAGAAACAAAAACATTTGATTCCAGTGATACCTTCAGTGCAAAAGCATGCAATTGTTTGCTTTCGAAAACAGCAAATTTGGCAGCACAAGCACAAAGAACACCTGAAACTGTGAACCCACTAAACTGCGTCCCTTCCCTTTGCATTTGAACGAAAAGATGGAGAACTTCTTCTCCATCTTTTTTCTGGATATACGAACCCATCAAGGTGTTCCAAGAAACAAGAGTTCTATGAGGCATTTCGTCGAACACTTTACGAGCAAAATCAACAATGCCGCATTTTGAGTACATATTTATGAGCATGTTTGTTGTCAATGTATCTGCTTCATATCCAAGCTTTATGATCTGGGAATGCACACATTGTCCATTCATTGCAGCTCTTTCCTTTGCGCATTCTTGTACTGTGCGGTGCAAAAAGGGTAGAATATTTGTATCTTTGCATTTCCAAACGCTGTCGAATTCTTCTTCCTCAGCTGCTTTCTGAAGTGTAGCATCTGCGACTGAGGATAGATTTCTCCTTTGAGCATAAAAATACGAACTGAAAATCTTGCATCTTTGCAAGGCTTTCATTTCATGCCTTTAACCAAAGAGCTCAAAGCATACCTGGAGTACCAAGTACTCATACGAGGAGAAAGAATCAGACGaaatacttcatttccactaatTAAATCAAATAATTTAAGTCAAATTACTAAATAGCCCTTCAAACTTGGCACATACACCTGTACTTGGCAAAAGTTGGGGTGGTCATGGTTCGCTATGGTGTCACTAATTGATTCACTTAGATGATTGCGAGTACATTGCTTAAATGGTCACTTAACTATTCAAAATTATCTTGTAAAGTTATCTTTCATTCGTTTGTATCAGAAAAGTCATTTAACTATACATATAGCACTCAGAACGTCACTCAACCAGATTTCTCAAATTTTTGATTGTCGAATACCTATTTTACGctataaattatgaacttttatcttgttcttctttttcttcttcttcttctaaattttttaaatattatatattttttctctttttaatcaaCATTATGAACCTACCTATAgaacaaataaattttatttaaaaataattaaaatattatttttctagcatatataatgtcgaaataataatataattgagcgTAATTATGAagaatatataatgtatattataaaagcacctttattttatataattattttctatagtaCGTGCATGgagtatatatttaaaaaaaaaatttctttcattctcaattgttTAAATAGATTTTTGAGTTTTTGTtgttaatatcaaaattattattttgaacaAAATGGTCAAataaaatttctactaattttattGTTCCAAAgttatatatgcttaaatactatttttattttttcttatttataaataaaatttatttattccaAGTTtagtccataatataaattaaacagagaaaaaaattataatattaaaaagctaaaaaataaaaaaagaagataaaagttgataatttagagggtaaaataggtatttgacgatcaaaagtttgagaaatctaGTTGAGTGATATTGGCATAGTTAAGTAACTTTGttgttacaaacgaaagaaaaatgactttagtAGATAATTTAGGATAGTTGAGTGATCATCTTAGTAATAAACTCATGGTATGGCTTAAGCCTAACTGATTAGCTTATTCAAattttgtatttgtattaaaaagtTTACTAAATACATACATTCAGAACACAAAGTTACTAATACATGATATTCCTATCCCAGAATTTAAAACTCATAAAGTTCAAATTCTAACTCCTTATGTTAGGGGCATATGTGTTTAGGAGACGTAAACATCTACACATTTGCCAAGTAGAGGATTCTATTTGTTCGATAGTTAAATTTGAGTGTCTAACTAACAAATTGTGCTAAGTTGAAGGACCTATCTAGTAATTTAGACATTATTTTAAGTTTATGACTTAACCCTTCGGTATCAATTTATATGAGTAGAGTTCGACTGATAAGGGTTTaaaaaaagacttttaaaattcataatcttAAAGATATTATGGCATATTTGGTGTCATaatcattaaaaataaaata
This sequence is a window from Nicotiana tomentosiformis chromosome 5, ASM39032v3, whole genome shotgun sequence. Protein-coding genes within it:
- the LOC104111288 gene encoding small ribosomal subunit protein eS17, producing MGRVRTKTVKKSSRQVIERYYSKMTLDFHTNKKILEEVAIIPSKRLRNKIAGFSTHLMKRIQKGPVRGISLKLQEEERERRMDFVPDESAIKTDLIEVDKETLDMLSALGMSDLPGVVKQAAEPQAVAALPTYGRGASGFGGRKY
- the LOC104111295 gene encoding pentatricopeptide repeat-containing protein At5g04780, mitochondrial; the protein is MKALQRCKIFSSYFYAQRRNLSSVADATLQKAAEEEEFDSVWKCKDTNILPFLHRTVQECAKERAAMNGQCVHSQIIKLGYEADTLTTNMLINMYSKCGIVDFARKVFDEMPHRTLVSWNTLMGSYIQKKDGEEVLHLFVQMQREGTQFSGFTVSGVLCACAAKFAVFESKQLHAFALKVSLESNVFVSTALLDVYAKCGLMNDAFRVFDSMPERNDVTWSSMVAGYVQNELYEEAIMFFHRLQKSRVEHNQFTLSSIISACAALAALLEGNEVHAIVRKTGFGANLYVASSLVDLYARCGCIDEAYIVFSNAEAKNAVIWNSMISGFARNARPLEAMTLFEKMQLAGFYPTEVTYVSVLSACGHMGLVDKGRIYFDKMKKEHNISPNVYHYSCMVDILGRKGLVEEATDFIENMPFAATPSMWGSVLASCRVHGNVEVAEIAAKHLFELEPNNAGNHVLLSNIYASKRRWGDVASTRKLLKDSEAKKERGKSWIQIKDKVHTFMVGERNHPSIIEVYSRLDELLVGMEKLGYKGKTEHDLHDVEESRKHELLRHHSEKLAFTFGLMCLPSNAPIRIMKNLRICGDCHSFMKFASKVTGREIIVRDVNRFHHFANGSCSCGEFW